From Bacillus pumilus, one genomic window encodes:
- a CDS encoding COX15/CtaA family protein, with the protein MKFALRLLSVITTFVMLIVLIGGALVTKTGSGLGCGRQWPLCHGRFFPEMNPASIIEWSHRMSTGVSTILVLALAVLCWKKISPVFRETKFLVIMSIIFLLLQALLGALAVVFGSNALVMALHFGISLISFASVLLLALLVFEATRSETKLVKPLHIGKKMQFHIYGLITYTYIVVYTGAYVRHTKSSLACSVFPFCSKDGALPAYFNQWVQMSHRAAALLLFVWIFVAMFHAMKYYKEQKQLYYGWIISAILITLQAISGVMSVYSQLALGYALAHSFFISGLFGILCYFCLLIARFKYESKEPFK; encoded by the coding sequence ATGAAATTTGCTTTAAGGTTATTGAGCGTGATCACAACGTTTGTGATGCTGATCGTTTTGATTGGCGGTGCGCTTGTGACGAAAACCGGCTCGGGTCTTGGCTGCGGCCGGCAGTGGCCCCTTTGCCACGGACGTTTCTTCCCTGAAATGAACCCTGCTTCCATTATCGAATGGAGTCACCGCATGTCAACAGGGGTTTCCACCATTCTTGTTCTGGCACTGGCGGTCTTATGCTGGAAAAAGATTAGTCCAGTATTCCGTGAAACCAAATTTTTGGTCATCATGTCGATTATATTCTTACTGCTGCAAGCGCTGTTAGGGGCTCTTGCCGTCGTATTTGGTTCTAACGCCCTTGTGATGGCACTGCACTTCGGTATTTCACTCATTTCTTTTGCTTCAGTGTTACTGCTTGCGCTTCTTGTATTTGAAGCAACCAGATCTGAAACAAAGCTTGTGAAGCCGCTTCATATCGGCAAAAAAATGCAGTTCCATATTTATGGTTTGATCACCTATACGTATATCGTGGTGTATACGGGTGCTTATGTGAGGCATACAAAGTCAAGCCTTGCTTGTTCTGTCTTCCCGTTTTGTTCAAAAGACGGTGCACTTCCAGCGTACTTTAATCAGTGGGTGCAAATGTCTCACCGAGCAGCAGCACTTCTTTTATTCGTCTGGATATTTGTTGCGATGTTCCATGCCATGAAATATTATAAAGAACAGAAGCAGCTGTATTATGGATGGATTATTTCAGCCATTCTGATTACACTTCAAGCCATTTCAGGTGTGATGTCTGTTTATTCTCAGCTTGCACTTGGTTACGCGCTGGCTCATTCATTCTTTATTTCCGGTTTGTTTGGGATACTTTGTTACTTCTGCTTACTCATTGCCCGGTTTAAATATGAAAGCAAAGAACCATTCAAATAA
- the ctaD gene encoding cytochrome c oxidase subunit I translates to MVSTIAKKRGFGAVLWDYLTTVDHKKIAVLYLVAGGFFFLIGGLEAMIIRIQLAIPENDFVSAGFYNEVMTMHGTTMIFLAAMPLLFALMNAVVPIQIGARDVAFPFVNSLGFWLFFFGGIFLNLGWFMGGSPDAGWTAYASLTLNSEGHGMDFYILGLQIAGIGTLIAGINFLATIINMRTPGMTYMRMPLFTWTTFVASALILFAFPPLTAGLAMLMLDRMFDTSFFNPELGGNTIIWEHLFWIFGHPEVYILILPAFGIFSEIIPVFARKRLFGYSSMVFATVLIGFLGFMVWAHHMFTTGLGPIANAIFAVATMAIAVPTGIKVFNWLLTIWGGNVKFTTPMLYSVAFIPSFLLGGVTGVMLAAAAADYQFHDTYFVVAHFHYVIIGGVVFGILAGVHYWWPKMFGKILNEKLGKIGFVLFFIGFHLTFFIQHFLGLWGMPRRVFTFLPGQGLDLGNLISTIGALFMFVAVVIMLINIIWTTAKGERVSSDPWGDGRTLEWAVSSPPPEYNFKQLPLVRGLDPLWIEKMDGKTGMTASEPLDDIHMPNNSILPVIISFGLFVSAFGFMYRQEHSWGLPVIFIGLGITFATMLVRSLKDDHGYHIHKEDLTDDDDKGVKA, encoded by the coding sequence ATGGTGAGTACAATAGCTAAAAAGCGGGGGTTTGGCGCTGTCTTATGGGATTACTTGACGACGGTTGACCACAAAAAAATTGCCGTACTATATTTAGTGGCAGGGGGATTTTTCTTTTTAATTGGCGGCCTGGAAGCGATGATTATCCGTATTCAGCTAGCCATCCCTGAAAATGATTTTGTAAGTGCAGGGTTTTACAATGAAGTCATGACGATGCATGGAACAACGATGATTTTCCTTGCAGCAATGCCGCTTTTATTTGCATTAATGAATGCGGTTGTACCCATTCAAATTGGTGCACGTGACGTAGCGTTTCCGTTTGTGAATTCACTTGGTTTTTGGCTGTTCTTTTTCGGAGGAATTTTCTTAAACCTTGGATGGTTTATGGGTGGATCACCTGATGCAGGCTGGACTGCATACGCCTCGCTCACGCTTAATTCAGAAGGGCACGGCATGGATTTCTATATTTTAGGTTTGCAGATAGCGGGTATTGGTACGCTGATTGCCGGGATCAACTTTCTTGCAACGATTATTAATATGAGAACGCCTGGTATGACGTATATGAGAATGCCGCTCTTTACATGGACGACATTTGTCGCCTCAGCACTGATTTTATTCGCATTCCCGCCACTTACAGCAGGGCTTGCGATGCTGATGCTTGATAGAATGTTTGATACGAGCTTTTTCAATCCAGAGCTCGGCGGAAATACAATCATCTGGGAGCATTTGTTCTGGATTTTCGGACACCCAGAAGTATATATCTTAATCCTGCCAGCATTCGGAATATTCTCTGAAATCATTCCAGTGTTTGCAAGAAAAAGGTTGTTTGGCTATTCGTCCATGGTGTTCGCTACTGTATTGATTGGTTTCCTTGGATTCATGGTATGGGCGCATCACATGTTCACAACAGGACTTGGTCCGATTGCCAATGCGATCTTTGCTGTAGCCACAATGGCGATTGCGGTGCCTACAGGAATTAAAGTATTCAACTGGCTGCTCACCATATGGGGCGGTAATGTGAAGTTTACAACGCCGATGCTGTATTCCGTTGCCTTTATACCGTCGTTTTTACTTGGCGGGGTAACCGGAGTCATGCTTGCAGCAGCTGCAGCAGATTATCAGTTCCATGATACGTACTTTGTCGTGGCGCATTTCCACTACGTCATTATTGGCGGGGTCGTATTCGGTATTTTAGCTGGTGTGCATTACTGGTGGCCGAAGATGTTTGGAAAAATACTGAATGAGAAGCTTGGGAAAATTGGCTTTGTGCTGTTTTTCATCGGTTTCCATTTAACCTTCTTTATCCAGCATTTTCTCGGGCTTTGGGGCATGCCGCGCCGAGTCTTTACATTCCTGCCAGGTCAGGGGCTAGACCTTGGGAACTTGATCAGTACGATTGGGGCACTGTTTATGTTTGTAGCTGTTGTCATCATGCTGATTAACATCATCTGGACTACAGCAAAAGGAGAGCGTGTATCGAGCGATCCTTGGGGAGACGGAAGAACGCTTGAATGGGCAGTGTCTTCACCTCCGCCAGAATACAACTTTAAACAGCTTCCGCTTGTCAGAGGACTAGATCCTTTATGGATTGAAAAAATGGATGGTAAAACAGGAATGACAGCATCTGAACCGCTTGATGATATTCACATGCCGAATAATTCCATCTTACCTGTCATTATCTCATTCGGTCTATTTGTTTCAGCGTTTGGCTTCATGTATCGTCAAGAGCACAGCTGGGGACTTCCAGTGATTTTCATTGGTCTTGGCATTACATTTGCCACCATGCTGGTTCGCTCTCTTAAAGATGATCATGGGTACCATATTCACAAAGAAGATTTGACCGATGACGATGATAAAGGGGTGAAAGCATAA
- the ctaF gene encoding cytochrome c oxidase subunit IVB gives MGNKNTNQSKVDLVYRKKKNAEEMKHQLISFGLMIGLTFVAFLTIASEDVGNWFAVPFILLLAVIQVAFQLYYFMHMNQKGHETPALFLYSGVFVAFITVLAFLTIIWW, from the coding sequence ATGGGAAATAAAAACACAAATCAGTCTAAAGTCGATCTTGTATACCGTAAAAAGAAAAATGCCGAAGAAATGAAGCATCAGCTCATTTCTTTCGGCTTGATGATTGGATTAACCTTTGTTGCCTTTTTAACAATCGCTTCTGAAGACGTTGGGAACTGGTTCGCAGTACCATTTATTTTATTGCTTGCAGTTATTCAGGTGGCTTTTCAGCTTTATTATTTTATGCACATGAACCAAAAAGGGCATGAAACACCCGCATTGTTTCTTTACTCAGGTGTGTTTGTCGCGTTTATTACCGTATTAGCCTTTTTGACCATTATTTGGTGGTAA
- the cyoE gene encoding heme o synthase → MANSKTAAEAAIHGQIEETTAWKDFLALIKMGIVNSNFITTFTGMWLAFYFTGMSFLGNLDIVLLTMIGSSLIIAGSCAINNAFDRDIDILMERTKTRPTVTGKIQPGQAYAFGILLVVLGLIMLLMTTITSAVIGFIGVFTYAVLYTMWSKRHYTINTVIGSVSGAVPPLIGWTAVTGTIDTTAWVLFMIMFIWQIPHFLSLAIKKTEDYRKAGIPMLPVVYGFEVTKRQIIIWTACLLPLPFFLGGLGWPIVALGTLLNIGWLVIGLMGFKMKDVMKWSTLMFVYSLNYLTIFFVAMIIITLF, encoded by the coding sequence TTGGCAAATTCCAAAACAGCCGCGGAAGCAGCTATTCATGGACAAATAGAAGAAACAACAGCTTGGAAAGATTTTCTTGCTCTGATTAAAATGGGCATCGTTAATTCCAACTTCATTACAACATTTACTGGAATGTGGCTTGCTTTTTATTTTACAGGTATGAGTTTCCTTGGGAATCTTGATATTGTGCTGTTAACAATGATTGGTTCTTCTCTTATTATTGCCGGTTCATGCGCCATTAATAATGCGTTTGACCGTGATATTGATATATTAATGGAAAGAACAAAAACAAGACCGACGGTTACAGGTAAGATTCAGCCGGGGCAAGCGTATGCATTTGGTATTTTGCTTGTTGTACTTGGACTCATCATGCTTCTGATGACAACCATAACATCAGCAGTGATTGGATTTATCGGAGTCTTTACTTATGCAGTTCTTTACACCATGTGGTCTAAACGTCATTACACCATCAATACCGTTATTGGAAGTGTATCTGGTGCGGTGCCGCCATTAATCGGCTGGACAGCTGTCACAGGTACAATTGACACAACGGCTTGGGTTTTGTTTATGATTATGTTCATTTGGCAAATCCCTCACTTCCTGTCACTTGCGATTAAGAAAACGGAAGATTACCGTAAGGCAGGTATTCCAATGCTGCCAGTCGTTTATGGCTTTGAAGTCACGAAACGCCAAATTATCATTTGGACAGCATGTCTTCTTCCACTTCCATTTTTCTTAGGTGGATTAGGATGGCCGATTGTCGCACTTGGCACATTGCTGAATATTGGATGGCTCGTCATTGGCCTTATGGGCTTTAAAATGAAAGACGTCATGAAGTGGTCAACGCTCATGTTCGTTTATTCATTAAACTACTTAACCATCTTTTTCGTCGCGATGATTATCATTACACTATTCTAG
- the ctaE gene encoding cytochrome c oxidase subunit III, with the protein MEPQKMTAETFPASPEKATLEGKNKFVGFWLFLGGETVLFASLFATYLALKNSNAGGAKTTDMFDLTLVFIATMLLLTSSLTSVYAMYHMKNFAFKKMQLWLGVTVLLGASFLGVEIYEFYHYVHAYEFTITSSALGSSFYTLVGTHGAHVAFGLCWITALMIRNMRRGLDLYNAPKYYVASLYWHFIDVVWVFIFTVVYLMGMVG; encoded by the coding sequence ATGGAACCACAAAAAATGACAGCAGAAACCTTTCCGGCTTCTCCTGAGAAAGCCACGTTAGAAGGAAAGAATAAGTTCGTCGGGTTCTGGTTGTTTCTTGGGGGAGAAACCGTTCTGTTTGCATCGCTCTTTGCCACGTATTTGGCGCTGAAAAACTCTAATGCAGGCGGAGCAAAAACAACTGATATGTTTGATCTCACACTTGTCTTTATTGCCACGATGCTTCTGCTGACGAGCAGTTTAACGAGTGTGTATGCAATGTATCATATGAAAAACTTTGCCTTTAAAAAGATGCAGCTTTGGCTTGGCGTGACTGTGCTATTAGGTGCTTCATTTCTAGGGGTTGAAATTTATGAGTTCTATCATTATGTGCATGCGTATGAATTTACAATTACCAGCTCAGCTCTTGGTTCTTCCTTCTATACACTTGTCGGAACTCACGGGGCTCACGTCGCCTTCGGACTTTGCTGGATTACCGCTCTTATGATTCGAAATATGAGACGCGGACTCGATTTATACAATGCGCCGAAATATTATGTGGCAAGTCTGTATTGGCACTTCATTGATGTTGTGTGGGTCTTCATCTTTACCGTTGTATATTTAATGGGAATGGTGGGATAA
- the coxB gene encoding cytochrome c oxidase subunit II: MIRKWRVYSLFLLLTLVLAGCGEPYLSTLKPVGEVADKQFFLTVLSTLIMVLVVIVVSIIFFYVIIKFKRSKVGEDTIPKQVEGNRNLEITWTAIPILLLIILVVPVVAYTLELGDTSAMDKKKRDPEKTLVVNVRASLYWWEFEYPDYGIVTSQELIVPTDQKVYFKLKASDVKHSFWVPSAGGKIDTNTENENKFYLTFDSKRTKDAGEYFYGKCAELCGPSHALMDFKVKTLSQDEFLGWTKKMADYKKPTSTKDLALEGEKLFKEKNCLSCHAVEPGDERPEAARTAPNLATFGDRTKVAGIKDMNKENVKAWLKDPESFKPGNKMTGTYPKLNDSEADALYEYLKGLKIE, translated from the coding sequence ATGATAAGAAAATGGCGTGTTTATTCACTGTTTCTCTTACTGACGCTCGTTTTGGCGGGCTGTGGTGAACCATACTTATCAACACTCAAACCAGTTGGGGAAGTAGCAGATAAACAGTTTTTCCTAACGGTACTGAGTACACTCATTATGGTTCTTGTCGTCATTGTTGTATCGATCATTTTCTTTTACGTCATCATTAAATTCAAACGTTCTAAAGTGGGAGAAGATACGATTCCAAAGCAGGTGGAAGGGAACCGTAACCTAGAAATTACGTGGACAGCGATTCCGATTCTTCTCCTCATTATTCTCGTTGTGCCTGTTGTGGCATACACGCTTGAGCTTGGGGATACAAGCGCTATGGATAAGAAAAAACGAGATCCTGAAAAGACACTTGTTGTCAATGTAAGAGCCAGTTTATATTGGTGGGAATTCGAATACCCTGATTATGGGATTGTCACAAGTCAGGAATTGATTGTACCGACAGATCAAAAGGTGTACTTTAAGCTGAAAGCATCCGATGTGAAACACTCTTTCTGGGTTCCATCGGCTGGCGGTAAAATTGATACAAACACAGAAAATGAAAACAAGTTTTATTTAACCTTTGATTCAAAACGAACGAAAGATGCAGGAGAATATTTCTACGGGAAATGTGCAGAGCTTTGCGGTCCCTCGCATGCTTTAATGGACTTTAAAGTTAAAACGCTTTCTCAAGATGAGTTTTTAGGATGGACGAAAAAAATGGCTGATTACAAGAAGCCTACATCCACAAAAGATCTCGCTCTTGAAGGTGAAAAATTATTTAAAGAGAAAAACTGCTTGAGCTGTCATGCAGTAGAGCCTGGTGACGAACGGCCGGAAGCGGCAAGGACGGCACCAAACCTTGCGACCTTCGGAGACCGAACGAAAGTAGCTGGAATCAAAGATATGAACAAAGAAAATGTGAAAGCATGGCTGAAAGATCCAGAGAGCTTTAAACCAGGGAATAAAATGACAGGGACGTACCCTAAATTAAATGACTCAGAAGCAGATGCACTTTATGAGTATTTAAAAGGACTTAAAATCGAGTAA
- the pyc gene encoding pyruvate carboxylase has protein sequence MSQRTIQKVLVANRGEIAIRVFRACTELNLRTVAIYSKEDSGSYHRYKADEAYLVGEGKKPIDAYLDIEGIIEIAKRNDVDAIHPGYGFLSENIHFARRCEEEGIQFIGPTSQHLDMFGDKVKARDEAKKAGIPVIPGSDGPVDSVKEVEKFGEEYGYPFIIKASLGGGGRGMRIVRTKEELKEAYDRAKSEAKAAFGNDEVYVEKLIENPKHIEVQVIGDNHGNIIHLYERDCSVQRRHQKVIEVAPSVSLTDQLREDICEAAVQLAQNVSYINAGTVEFLVANGEFYFIEVNPRVQVEHTITEMITGVDIVQTQILVAKGHDLHSKEVGIPKQEDIFTHGFAIQSRVTTEDPLNDFMPDTGKIMAYRSGGGFGVRLDTGNSFQGAVITPYYDSLLVKLSTWALTFDQAAAKMVRNLQEFRIRGIKTNIPFLENVAKHEKFLKGEYDTSFIDSTPELFNFPKQKDRGTKMLTYIGNVTINGFPGIAEKKKPHFDKPIVPKLPLHQEIPSGTKQLLDTHGPEGLANWVKEQNSVLLTDTTFRDAHQSLLATRFRTHDLKKVAQPTAGLWPELFSMEMWGGATFDVAYRFLKEDPWERLKELRQEVPNTLFQMLLRSSNAVGYTNYADNVIKAFVKESAEAGIDVFRIFDSLNWVKGMTLAIDSVRESGKVAEAAICYTGDILDPSRPKYDLEYYVSLAKELESAGAHILGIKDMAGLLKPQAAYELVSALKDELTIPIHLHTHDTSGNGLFTYARAIDAGVDIVDVAVSSMAGLTSQPSASSLYYALDGHERKPDMNVQSVEHLSQYWDSVRKYYREFESGMNSPHTEIYEHEMPGGQYSNLQQQAKGVGLGDRWNEVKEMYRRVNDMFGDIVKVTPSSKVVGDMALYMVQNDLTEEDVYEKGATLDFPDSVVELFKGYLGQPHGGFPEKLQKLILKGEEPLTVRPGEKLKPVDFEDIKQQFKESHDLTLTEQDAIAYALYPKVFSEFVQTAESYGDISVLDTPTFFYGMRLGEEIEVEIEKGKTLIVKLVSIGEPNPDATRVLYFELNGQPREVVIKDESIKSSVQEKMKADRSNPNHIAASMPGTVIKVLVEKGQKISQGEHLMINEAMKMETTVQAPFTAVVDEIHVTNGEPIQTGDLLIVLKPE, from the coding sequence ATGTCACAGAGAACAATTCAAAAGGTTCTAGTTGCAAACAGAGGGGAAATTGCTATCAGAGTCTTCAGGGCCTGTACGGAGCTCAATTTACGTACAGTGGCCATTTATTCCAAAGAAGACTCGGGCTCTTATCATCGCTATAAAGCAGATGAAGCATATCTAGTTGGAGAAGGGAAAAAACCGATTGATGCCTACCTTGATATCGAGGGGATCATCGAAATTGCAAAACGAAATGACGTGGATGCGATCCATCCAGGTTACGGATTTTTATCTGAAAATATTCATTTTGCAAGACGATGCGAAGAGGAAGGCATTCAATTTATCGGTCCAACTTCTCAGCATTTAGATATGTTTGGAGATAAAGTAAAGGCAAGAGATGAAGCGAAAAAAGCTGGAATTCCAGTCATTCCAGGAAGTGACGGACCAGTTGATTCGGTCAAAGAAGTCGAAAAATTCGGTGAAGAATACGGTTACCCGTTTATTATTAAAGCTTCACTAGGCGGCGGCGGCCGAGGTATGCGGATTGTCAGAACGAAAGAGGAGCTGAAGGAAGCCTATGACCGTGCGAAGTCAGAGGCAAAAGCTGCTTTTGGAAATGACGAAGTATACGTTGAAAAACTGATTGAAAATCCGAAACATATTGAGGTGCAGGTGATTGGTGACAATCACGGCAATATCATTCATTTATATGAGCGTGACTGCTCTGTTCAAAGGCGGCATCAAAAGGTCATTGAAGTGGCGCCAAGTGTGTCTCTTACAGATCAACTGCGTGAAGATATTTGCGAAGCGGCTGTTCAGTTGGCCCAGAATGTATCGTATATTAATGCAGGGACTGTAGAATTCCTTGTCGCAAATGGAGAGTTTTACTTTATTGAAGTCAATCCAAGGGTACAGGTAGAACACACGATCACTGAAATGATCACAGGTGTCGATATCGTCCAAACCCAAATTCTTGTCGCAAAGGGTCATGACCTTCACAGCAAGGAAGTCGGTATACCAAAGCAAGAAGATATTTTTACACATGGCTTTGCCATTCAATCAAGGGTCACAACAGAAGATCCTTTAAATGATTTTATGCCAGACACAGGAAAAATTATGGCCTACCGTTCAGGTGGGGGATTTGGTGTACGACTTGATACAGGGAACAGCTTTCAAGGTGCAGTCATTACACCTTATTACGATTCACTATTGGTCAAGCTGTCCACATGGGCGCTCACATTTGACCAAGCGGCTGCTAAAATGGTCCGAAATTTACAGGAATTCAGGATTCGCGGGATTAAAACAAACATTCCGTTTCTTGAAAACGTGGCAAAGCATGAGAAGTTTCTAAAAGGGGAATACGATACGTCGTTTATCGATTCAACGCCAGAGCTATTTAATTTCCCTAAGCAAAAAGACCGTGGAACGAAGATGCTGACTTATATTGGTAACGTGACCATTAATGGATTCCCTGGTATAGCGGAGAAAAAGAAGCCTCATTTTGACAAGCCAATTGTACCGAAGCTTCCTCTACATCAAGAGATTCCGTCTGGGACAAAACAATTGTTAGACACACATGGACCTGAGGGCCTTGCCAATTGGGTGAAAGAACAAAATAGCGTCCTTTTAACAGATACAACCTTTAGGGATGCGCATCAGTCTCTGCTTGCGACACGCTTCAGAACACATGATTTAAAGAAAGTTGCCCAGCCAACAGCAGGTTTATGGCCAGAGCTGTTTAGTATGGAAATGTGGGGCGGTGCTACATTTGATGTTGCGTACCGTTTCTTAAAAGAAGATCCTTGGGAACGATTAAAAGAGCTTCGCCAAGAAGTGCCAAACACGTTGTTCCAAATGCTTTTAAGATCATCAAACGCTGTCGGATATACAAACTATGCGGATAATGTGATTAAAGCATTTGTAAAGGAGTCGGCCGAAGCAGGCATTGACGTCTTCCGTATTTTCGATAGCTTAAACTGGGTCAAAGGCATGACGCTTGCCATTGATTCTGTTCGTGAATCAGGCAAAGTGGCAGAGGCAGCCATTTGTTATACGGGGGACATTCTTGATCCATCTCGTCCGAAATATGATCTTGAGTATTATGTATCTCTTGCCAAAGAGCTTGAATCTGCCGGTGCACATATTTTAGGTATTAAAGATATGGCGGGATTATTAAAGCCGCAGGCAGCTTATGAGTTAGTCTCTGCTTTAAAAGATGAGCTCACGATCCCTATCCATCTTCATACACATGATACGAGTGGAAATGGACTGTTCACCTATGCAAGAGCGATTGATGCAGGCGTTGATATTGTGGATGTGGCCGTCAGCTCTATGGCAGGACTCACATCGCAGCCAAGTGCAAGCTCACTGTATTATGCTTTAGATGGACATGAAAGAAAGCCAGACATGAACGTCCAATCTGTCGAACACCTTTCTCAATACTGGGATTCTGTCAGAAAATACTATCGTGAGTTCGAAAGCGGCATGAACTCACCTCATACAGAAATTTATGAGCATGAAATGCCTGGCGGTCAGTATAGTAACTTGCAGCAGCAGGCGAAAGGTGTTGGCCTTGGCGACCGCTGGAACGAAGTAAAAGAAATGTACAGACGTGTGAATGACATGTTTGGTGATATTGTGAAGGTCACACCTTCCTCTAAAGTAGTTGGAGACATGGCACTTTATATGGTGCAAAATGATTTAACAGAGGAAGATGTCTATGAAAAAGGAGCAACATTAGACTTCCCGGATTCTGTTGTGGAATTATTTAAAGGCTATTTAGGCCAGCCGCATGGCGGATTCCCTGAAAAATTACAAAAGCTGATTTTAAAAGGAGAAGAACCGCTCACTGTCAGACCTGGTGAGAAGCTGAAGCCAGTGGACTTTGAAGACATTAAGCAGCAGTTCAAAGAATCTCATGACCTGACGCTGACAGAGCAAGACGCGATTGCGTATGCCTTATATCCAAAAGTCTTTTCTGAATTTGTCCAAACAGCAGAAAGCTATGGGGACATCTCTGTTCTTGACACTCCAACGTTCTTCTATGGGATGAGGCTTGGTGAAGAGATTGAGGTAGAAATCGAAAAAGGAAAAACCCTGATTGTCAAACTCGTGTCGATTGGAGAACCGAATCCAGATGCCACAAGAGTTCTTTACTTTGAGTTAAATGGCCAGCCGCGTGAAGTGGTGATTAAGGATGAAAGCATCAAATCCTCCGTTCAAGAAAAAATGAAGGCGGACCGTTCAAATCCAAATCACATTGCCGCATCAATGCCAGGCACTGTCATCAAAGTGCTCGTGGAAAAAGGACAGAAAATCTCGCAAGGTGAGCATTTGATGATCAATGAAGCCATGAAAATGGAAACGACTGTACAAGCGCCATTCACTGCGGTCGTAGATGAAATACATGTGACAAATGGAGAACCGATTCAAACCGGTGATCTGCTGATTGTGTTAAAGCCTGAATAA
- a CDS encoding cryptochrome/photolyase family protein, with product MEIVVIWFRRDMRLDDHIALSKAITYAKKHEYKLLALYHLDPFFTEMELDINNEHFFQNLAHFVKEARESQIYVHLLHDDVLRAFQQVMDVYDIKAVFFNEDEVGIGQRRDQQVTDFLEKKAIHVSTWQDTHLHGARDILKADGSHYQVFTPYYQSWRKQEKQPVIKVDKSFFSSEHTICDESLSQKGNDKLCDMIKGCSRKFEQIGSDKAMNTLHHFIQKRLTRYHEKRDIPSLFGTSKLSRFLKTGTISIRTIFHAMYEEALFEDEGRETFIKELAWRDFYHMIYAHYPEMKEKEINSAFQGMKWNEDEALFEAWCKGETGFPLVDAGMRQLNEEGWMHNRLRMVTASFLTKDYLIDWRKGEAYFAKKLVDYDEASNIGGFQWAASVGTDAVPYFRIFNPTTQSKRFDPSGEYIRRYVPELEHVDEKWIHEPIKMPLDEQLKSECVLGDTYPLPTVDHQERRKKAISLFEEAKQQ from the coding sequence TTGGAAATTGTCGTGATTTGGTTTCGCCGAGATATGCGATTGGATGATCATATCGCCTTATCAAAAGCGATCACATATGCAAAAAAACACGAGTACAAATTATTGGCTCTTTATCATCTAGATCCATTTTTTACTGAAATGGAACTGGATATAAACAACGAACATTTCTTTCAAAACTTGGCGCATTTCGTCAAGGAAGCGAGAGAATCTCAAATTTATGTTCACCTTCTCCATGATGATGTCCTGCGCGCCTTTCAGCAGGTCATGGATGTGTATGACATCAAAGCCGTCTTTTTTAATGAAGATGAAGTGGGTATCGGCCAAAGGCGTGACCAGCAAGTAACCGATTTTTTAGAAAAGAAGGCCATTCATGTGTCAACGTGGCAAGATACACATCTTCACGGGGCACGAGATATTTTAAAAGCAGATGGCTCACATTATCAAGTGTTTACCCCATACTATCAATCATGGCGGAAGCAAGAGAAGCAGCCTGTGATAAAAGTTGACAAATCATTTTTCAGCAGCGAGCATACGATTTGTGATGAGTCACTTTCGCAAAAAGGAAATGACAAACTGTGTGACATGATAAAGGGCTGCTCAAGGAAGTTTGAACAAATCGGCTCTGACAAAGCGATGAACACGCTGCATCACTTTATCCAAAAAAGATTAACGCGTTACCATGAGAAACGAGATATTCCGTCTCTTTTTGGAACGAGCAAGCTGTCGCGTTTCTTAAAAACAGGCACTATTTCCATCCGAACGATTTTTCATGCGATGTATGAAGAAGCGCTATTTGAAGACGAGGGCAGAGAGACCTTTATCAAAGAGCTGGCATGGCGCGATTTTTACCATATGATTTATGCGCATTATCCAGAGATGAAAGAAAAAGAAATCAATTCGGCGTTTCAAGGAATGAAATGGAATGAAGATGAGGCGCTGTTTGAAGCTTGGTGTAAAGGGGAAACAGGCTTTCCGCTCGTTGATGCAGGGATGAGACAGTTAAATGAGGAGGGCTGGATGCATAATCGCTTGCGAATGGTCACAGCCTCATTTTTAACAAAGGATTATTTGATTGATTGGAGAAAGGGCGAAGCGTATTTTGCAAAAAAACTTGTGGATTATGATGAGGCGTCAAATATCGGAGGATTTCAGTGGGCTGCCTCTGTCGGGACAGATGCCGTGCCGTACTTCCGTATTTTTAACCCAACGACCCAGTCGAAGCGATTTGATCCGAGCGGGGAATATATTAGAAGATATGTACCAGAGCTAGAGCATGTCGATGAAAAGTGGATACATGAACCAATTAAAATGCCATTAGATGAACAACTGAAATCGGAATGTGTGCTAGGTGATACATACCCGCTGCCGACAGTTGATCATCAGGAAAGACGCAAAAAAGCCATTTCGCTATTTGAAGAAGCAAAACAACAATAA